The Solea senegalensis isolate Sse05_10M linkage group LG11, IFAPA_SoseM_1, whole genome shotgun sequence genomic interval tatggACCAGTATAATTTTACAATAGCCCATAATGgacaaattaaatgttaaataataaataaataaaatgttttgattctAACTGACAGCTacatattttcttattttcaacacacttggaagggaagtgCAAGGTGGCAagagaaattaaacatttaaaagcacttGCAATCATTTTGAGAATtggtttaaaaatatttatgtttaaattgtGCTCAAAATGACTTAAGAAGTATTGTATGTgcctgcaaaacaaaactttaatcATCCCGTCCGGTTGTATTCATAGGACAAAAACATAGTTACTCACCACACTGAGTTTGAACAGTGGTGTCTGAGTACCGTTTGACTGGATTGCAAATGCTTTGACAGCACCCAGGAAACCCAGTCTAACAACACCAGACTGGAAGGAAAACATGGGAACCTCTGTGGCATAAACCTGCAGATTCATTAGCAGACCTGGAAACATTTTTGGAAGCTGCAAAGAGAGAAACGAAGGATGCATGTGAATATTATATTGACTTCATCAACAGTGTCAAGTGACGAGGGGCAGCAAAACCAGTGTCATCTGTACAAGCAtgttcaaaacattttaaaatgttaacatttgacTGAGATTTCATATGCATCAACATACCTGAGGGATGTATGGTCCCATTGAACTGGTATTTAGGTGCAGAGGAAAGTCTGGAGGGATCTGAGATGGAGACACATCACAGATATTGTTTAGGGCTAGAAAACGTCAAActattttttaaggttttttttaccatgCTGTCGGTGATTAAGGCCTGTAACACTCCGGCAGAGTACAATCCATAGGAAGCAGAGTTCAGGGTGAATTCTGACAAACCCGCTGAAAACATGTAGCCGTGCTGCTCAGGCACGGTGAAAGGCTGGGCATCAAatggaggctcactgtgagtTTTAATACTGAAGAACTCTCCCTTTAAATAAAACGTTTCAAATGATCATATATTAGTGTTATTtaaagtgatgttttatttcacattcacaAGTCTTCATTGTGTTGAACAtaacactgttgtttgtttgtttttaaacaaaaatagatataaacaaataaagtaatGACATAAGATAAGTCCTTTAAGTCACTACCACTGCAAACAGATAACAAAGAACTCTCTCCATGTGTGTCCTCACCTTCAGTCCAAGATTCAGACTTGAAACATCAATCACAGGCGAACCAGTGAGAGAGAGGTTCATCGTAAGAGCTTGATCCACATCAAAGGAAACTTAATAGAATAGAAAACATTATGTATTCAGTAAAAAtctatacatataaatgtatattttacttttagCTGAAGTATTAGTACTAATATACAAGTATAATtcaattgattttattttataagaaaTTAATAATTATTCATTAGATAAAAAGctaatatgaaatatatatattaaaattatgatcataaaaaaataatcacagacCATAAAAGAACAGCAACTGGTGAGGTTAATTAAAAGTCACAGATTTGtcttgaaataaatgttttagtcCCCAAAACTGTAATACCATTCATTGTCTGTAGGTGGTAGTCTAGGTCTGCAGTCaattcctccacatgagagcaAATCTGGTGAGAGAAGACCAAAACAAATGTCCTACCTCAGTGTTCACGACTAGAAATGTGAGAAGTTTCACCTGAGTGTAAAGTGGGGGAACTTTGTGTGGAGAAACACTCACACTGCTCTCTATTTTACGTCTGATACGTTGTCTGAAATGGCTCACAAATGGTCGGAACATCCAACTATATACAAGTGAAAATGCAAGGCTTTATATGATGAAGTCAATATCAACTCCCTCTagttctctctcgctctctctgttttATTATACCTCGCTCCACCACGGAAGTATATGTCCACGTATCCAACTTGAGCGTCACAGCTGACAGTGGTGATAGACAAATGCCCGTCAGCATTTTTCCCCAGCTCCACTGCAGATACCACATCCACATTAAATAAAGCCATGTCAAAGGATCCACCATCATGTCTGAAAATACACAGTACAAACAGTtcagtgtttcctcattttAGGTCTTCATTATAAGGTGCCCAAACCCCCACCCATGTGtttattgtatgtatgtatcacAACCACAATCAGTTACAtcataaatgtttgtaaaatgttcatattttcatctgctccttcttttttctttagatTTTACAAAAAATTCCAATAGTAATTTATCAATATTGAAACATGACATCACTATCAATTCTAGGCTGTCATGACAATTGTGAGCTACATACTCTTTGGTCAGAGATATGTCGATTTATTGCTCaatgttcaatgttttaatgttatacaAACCAAAGACAATGTTAACTTTCACATTCATTTCGTGTTACATACCCAAACAGGCCTGTTCACACAAGGGgagaaaacaggaagtcactATTATCGGTCATTTCAAATCAGCGCATTTGCATCTGATTCAGAGAAGTATGGCATGAGCcagttttaatatttgaaattcATCCAAATGTATGAGAtgtaactaaaataaaaaaaaggaaatgtgttaaatCTTAAAGGATAATGTAGTATAACATGAAAAGGTGATTTGAACAAACTTAACCACACATGAATACAAAAAACCCCGCTGTGATATCAGTTCCTGTGGTTCATATAAAGGGTGGAGATTACAGAAAACTCACATGCAGCCATAGTGTGTCTTCCACTCTCCAGTTAGTGCAACACTGAGGCCTAACATGGATGCATTGACTCCTGTGGTTCCAGGTGAGAACTCAACAGATGGTTGTGGAAGGTCACACTTTCTTACACTAGTGCTGAAGCACATGGGGAGAGCACAGGGAGGTGTTATACAGTATGATGACACCTGAGCAATAAAAACAGGTATACTCAGTATATACAGTTCAAAAAATAAGGGAACACctgaatataaacacatgagAACTTAATGAATTGAACCTTTCGGCTGGAATCTTTACTGATAGTGTAACATCCATCAAtggaaaacaaaaccacaaaccCTGTGGAGGATTGGATACAAAATCACACAGAAGATCAAAGGCTATGATGATTCAGTGTTTTTGAGCCTATAGTCTATATAACAAGACAAATATTTACCACAGCTGTCAGTTCAAACGTCAAATACACACATCTTTAAAGAGTGAACAGCATGAACAGGTTaccttaaatgtgaacataattgGAAACAAAAAGGACACACCAGTGTTCAAAATAGTCACATACAAACCTACCCTGTTAGTGTGTAGTCTATGCTGCCAAAGAAGCCTATGTGAACTTTACCACTGATGTCGGGGAGGGTGATGTTCCCCAAAATCTTCTGAGTCCAGTCTGTAACTGTGTTTTTTGCTGGGACGAACAGTACAACAGATAATACAGTCAGATTGTTTCGTACAAAAAGAACTCCCCAACATCTCCAAAATACTACATCCTGTCACGTGGAGAAACAGTTATTTAGTGCATCAATGAATGTACTAAGTGTAAATTTCCCTGTGCCTTACCATACTGAAGTCCTTTGTTGTTCAGGATGATTTGAATTGCAGGGTTTTCTCCACAGGTACAAGAGCAAAGCACAAGCACCACTAACATGTGCAGATGCATGTTGCTGGGTGCACTGTTTGTAAATACAAATCTTTACATTTACTGTGGGACATGAGTATTTCTGAAATGAAGCATGTTCACAGTGAAACGAACCAGTTATTTATGTTGCATACCTGAATTACTGCAGGATTTACAAGATGAAAAATGCTCCTGCTGTTTCTTGTCCTCTCCGCTTCTCTTCTGTGGGTTTATGTACTGCAGCTTGTGCTTCCTGAGAAGTGAAACTCGTGACATCTGACTCTGTCAGAAGGAGCTGGATTGGTGGAAGGAAGACAAAAtatgctggtttttttttttagtattctGCTCTGGCTGTCTTAATTATTGCAGACCACTGAGACATGGATAGAGATATAGCCTGTTCTGTACATGCTGTGGGTACAGTAATCATGAGTgcagaagcttttttttaagaacATCCTCATTCTTAGACGTAAGGCACATGACACTCAAGAAAGGAAGTGAAACTCATGTCTTTCTTATGACTTTTACTGAACTTTTCAAGCTGTTATTGATGATGCATAACACAGACCAACAACAGTGAAGCAGCACATCtgctctgactgactgaatCCTCACGATCTGCAGCTATGATTTGTATAATTTATTCTATTCTTCTGTTGATGTGCATAAGTGCATCTCCACTTACCCTTTTGTCTATTGATACAGGTTTCATATACAGTAGGTGATCATTTTGTATAGTCATTGTTGTCACAATGTTGTAAGTTATACAAgtaaatacaacattaaaagttGATTAAATACTGATAAAATGTTCACGTTGTCgaatttatgtttgttttttaacagagtTTGTGCACTTGAGTTAAGTTTTGTTATGATGTCATGGTGATGTCATTAACAAGTAGCATTGTGCGTTAGATAATCATGGTGGCAGTTGTAATTATATTAATGAACCTAGGACGGACAATACatttatgttgtcattttaatttcataaaatgacataaaaaactttttaataaaagtttttattttgtagtctTCACTGTGTCCAAGGTGTGCAAGTTGCTTCATGatcaaaaaagagaaataaactgCCAACGACAGCATGAAGTGTGGTCATTGTTGAATCAGTGTAGCTACTCCTTCTATATTTAGTATTTATATCGTAATTGAAGGTAATTGAGCTAttttttagtttgaatgatATTAATTCATTGGAGTGTTAAAGCTGAAATCgaccattttctttgctgcaAATTGAAGCctcaaagaaagaagaaagtcaAATGCCTCAGACTGTTTTTGTCCCTTTGTTACATTTCACTGAGCAAGGAAACATTAAAATCACCAGCcataaaatatttgatttatttttttcctcttataaTTCAACAAACCCTTTGTCTGGCACACCATGATTAGTTCCATTAAAccacaatcaacattttcactAGGAAGAGAATATTatcagacacttttttttttctccatataacaCAATTAGGGCCAACTTGCTTGCACTTTGTATTCATTTCATCCAGAATGAAACACCAAGAAAACATACAAGCCAACAGGACTAATATACAGGCGTAActtagaaaacaacaacaaaaacaaccattaaattatttttgtttaaacaacTACACATTAGTTACtcatgtaaatgtattattattaatgcacAGAGCACCACTTGATCTGAAGGATGCTCTGGTCTTGTGTTTTCTCCCTCAGTGGGATTAATGAAAGCAGTAATAACATATTCACTCCattgtttttcacacatttcattcCCCAGCTATAAACACGTACACACTCACAGTAAGAACCACGTCAGACATTTTCACAGAGTCTTTGATAAGTTTGCATGAAGACATGAAGCATGGACAGGCCTGAAAATGTCTCCTTCATGTTCCTCTGTCCAGTCAATAGAACATATGGAGCGAGAGAAGACTAGACATTTACACTATGATTGTGAGCTTGTTATTGCACATTATCacaaaggcaaaataaaatgatgtataggctacatttcacacaaacaacCCTCCTCTTGAGCTTCTGTGTCAAGTGATGGTTTGATAATGTCTGCGTGATGACAGCCCGATGTAGTGTGGTATTCTGGGACATCACTGTTCACTAAAGGTCATCGCTGAAGCTCTCAGTCGTGGATATTGTACCTGTACGCCTCTATAAGTCCTTCAACGGAGTGAATGAAACCAGATATGGCACATATGCCTCCAATAACAAAAATGGCCACGTCGAAGAAGACGTGATGCCACAGGAGATTCCTCCACTGCAGCTTCAGGTGGAAGAGGCTTGGCAAGAGGAAGCAAAGGCCAGCACCGGTGAGACTCCCAGTTAAGCCCATGAGGAGGGCAAAATGGGGGACAAAGACGGCCATGAGCAAGGTGAAGACCACCAGGGCAACTCGAAGGCCCAGACCCCATGATTTCAACTGCCCAGCAGGGCCATAGCAGTCAGGAAAGAGGGCTCTGCCTCCATCCTGGAACAAGGATTTCTCCAGAACCTCAACTGCAGCAAAGAATGGAAGTGGGTAAGACAAGAGCGCCTTGGACACGAGGAAGATGTTCACCACAGCCCTGATGGTTGAAGGCAGATTATCTGTGATGACCTCTTTGGTGGTATCTGCCCATGTTAAGTAGGCCACAAGGGCAAAGAGGCCCTTGAGGACACAAGCACTAATGTGAGTCCAGTCCATCATGCAGTGGAACTCACTGGGCCTCTGCATGTTTCCCTCCAGGGAGGGGAGGAAGATCTGGGAGGTGTAGCTGAACACGATGATGCCAATGGAGATGGGGAATTTCTTCACATCAATATAAAACTTGACCTTCTCCCAGGCCCACTCACGGGCCCTGGAGAGGCAGTAGGCAATCACGACGACGTTGATGAATAAGTGCGCAACAGTGCACAGGAAGCTGAACTTGGACACGGCCTTTAGGTTCTTCAGGAAGGCGCACGGCAGGAGCGCGATCGTGGCCACCACTGACCAGGCTTTCTGGGAGAAGGGAAATCCCGGGAAGCTGTTGTACATCAGGTTCCCGCTGACCACCACGTACAAGATGCAGGTCATGACCAGCTCGATGATCTGAGCGACGTTCACCACGTGGCCGCCCAGTGCGGGGAAGCGGGGCATGCAGCACGCATTGGCGATGTCCACGTAGGAGTCCCTGACGCGAACTTTGATGCCATCCTCGTTCTCCTCGTACAGACAGGCGATGAGGATTTTACCCGTGTAGCAGCACACCACGGCCGCAAAGATAATGAGGAAGAGACCGAGGTATCCGCCGTGGAGGATGGCGTACGGCAGGCCGAGGACGAACATGCCCTGCGGACACAGAAGCGCACATCAGCCACATCGCAGTGACAGGCCGGGGCCATGTCACAGCTCACACACCTTACATAATATTTCTAATtaggatttgttttgtgtgtgtgtgtgtgtgtgtgtgtgtgaatatatgtatgtatatatatatatgtgtatatatatatatatatatatatatatatatgtatgtatatatatatatatatatatatacatacatatacatatgtgtacattGGTTGAGTGTGATATATTTTTCGTTTGACAGGAAAGTAAAATCGATGTATACCAatctaaaaaaaagagattttctgATTAAATTGATTCAACCATAACGTTCTCTGAAACCTCACCCTCAAAGATTAGGCTCACCAGTTCATCAGTATCAGGCCATTTAAAGACGAATTTTGGcaataatttgattaaaaattgAAATCTGATGGAGCCAATGATAAGCACGTGGCTGCCACTCAGCCTCAGGTCTATCAGAATCAAACAGGCCCTGCCTGCAGCTTCACTGATAAAGagatttgaatgaataaattgtAAACACCCTTGATTGCAGTGAATTCACTAAATTGGAACGAGTGTTCTATTAAAGCTTGTATTTATGTAACctattatttacatattatttttaataaatcaggtttgaatgtttttgggtttttctgTTAATCCCATAATTCATTCTACATGGGTGATGATGTCGTATTGTTCTGATAAttggctgaaaacaaaaaaaacaattaatcgtTTTCAAATcatataaatcacatttttaagcaGTCACCAAATTGCAGAAGCTGCAGTTCAATTTTATCAATATTTGATTGTTCTTTTTTCCCTACTaatggaaca includes:
- the bpifcl gene encoding lipopolysaccharide-binding protein gives rise to the protein MHLHMLVVLVLCSCTCGENPAIQIILNNKGLQYAKNTVTDWTQKILGNITLPDISGKVHIGFFGSIDYTLTGTSVRKCDLPQPSVEFSPGTTGVNASMLGLSVALTGEWKTHYGCIHDGGSFDMALFNVDVVSAVELGKNADGHLSITTVSCDAQVGYVDIYFRGGASWMFRPFVSHFRQRIRRKIESSICSHVEELTADLDYHLQTMNVSFDVDQALTMNLSLTGSPVIDVSSLNLGLKGEFFSIKTHSEPPFDAQPFTVPEQHGYMFSAGLSEFTLNSASYGLYSAGVLQALITDSMIPPDFPLHLNTSSMGPYIPQLPKMFPGLLMNLQVYATEVPMFSFQSGVVRLGFLGAVKAFAIQSNGTQTPLFKLSVISNLSSRAWVDSGRVKGQISLDNFTLTLMESEVGAFKITALEKCTRTGIEMGLAKLNEYLGKGVLLPRMKQAQLVNSVLKVEQGFIAIFSDAEVLK
- the LOC122777741 gene encoding vesicular inhibitory amino acid transporter-like, whose protein sequence is MAHLIRHKLTNKLTNAAHTVSNKSQAKVSGVFARLGFQAATDEEGLGFAECDDLDYDYRQGMQMDVLQGEGEEGGHMEEGEGELDGDSHYQRDGTGPRPSSLKTAGGSLDEDKPKITSWEAGWNVTNAIQGMFVLGLPYAILHGGYLGLFLIIFAAVVCCYTGKILIACLYEENEDGIKVRVRDSYVDIANACCMPRFPALGGHVVNVAQIIELVMTCILYVVVSGNLMYNSFPGFPFSQKAWSVVATIALLPCAFLKNLKAVSKFSFLCTVAHLFINVVVIAYCLSRAREWAWEKVKFYIDVKKFPISIGIIVFSYTSQIFLPSLEGNMQRPSEFHCMMDWTHISACVLKGLFALVAYLTWADTTKEVITDNLPSTIRAVVNIFLVSKALLSYPLPFFAAVEVLEKSLFQDGGRALFPDCYGPAGQLKSWGLGLRVALVVFTLLMAVFVPHFALLMGLTGSLTGAGLCFLLPSLFHLKLQWRNLLWHHVFFDVAIFVIGGICAISGFIHSVEGLIEAYRYNIHD